The Streptomyces sp. DH-12 genome has a window encoding:
- a CDS encoding C40 family peptidase, with the protein MGAGRRRVLTAAVTVVCAVTVLAAPGAAFAAPAPPPDPGATASVTVVTGDQELEAVRKKLESLYRAAAKATDEYNAAEEKARQQTAQVARLAKRIVEGREKLAGLKDRAGAAAAAQYRSGGLPPEAHLMLSDDPQDFLDGADRVRQGQHAAKGLIGEMTRTQEDLEQYAQDAREQMRKLEAGRRAKAEAQQRIEKRIEVAEKLEAELEQEEKERLALLERQAAARAQATWLSSGVLDDVTSKATAQGREAVAYATAQIGKPYQWGAEGPNTFDCSGLTSQAWLAAGKAIPRTSQMQWQQLKRVDVKDMRPGDLIIYWADASHVGMYVGDGTMVHAPRPGRTVTLAGAGSMPILGVVRPDPAVE; encoded by the coding sequence ATGGGGGCAGGCAGGCGCAGAGTGCTGACGGCGGCCGTGACCGTGGTCTGCGCGGTCACCGTACTGGCCGCGCCCGGTGCGGCGTTCGCGGCCCCCGCTCCCCCGCCGGACCCGGGCGCGACCGCGAGCGTCACCGTGGTCACCGGCGACCAGGAGCTCGAGGCCGTCCGCAAGAAACTCGAAAGCCTCTACCGCGCGGCCGCCAAGGCCACCGACGAGTACAACGCGGCCGAGGAGAAGGCCCGGCAGCAGACCGCGCAGGTCGCCCGGCTGGCGAAGCGGATCGTCGAGGGCCGGGAGAAGCTGGCCGGCCTCAAGGACCGCGCGGGCGCCGCGGCCGCCGCGCAGTACCGCAGCGGCGGGCTGCCGCCCGAGGCGCACCTGATGCTGAGCGACGACCCGCAGGATTTCCTGGACGGCGCCGACCGGGTCCGCCAGGGCCAGCACGCGGCCAAGGGCCTGATCGGGGAGATGACCCGTACGCAGGAGGACCTGGAGCAGTACGCCCAGGACGCGCGGGAGCAGATGCGGAAGCTGGAGGCGGGCCGCAGGGCCAAGGCCGAGGCGCAGCAGCGGATCGAGAAGCGGATCGAGGTGGCCGAGAAGCTGGAGGCCGAGCTCGAGCAGGAGGAGAAGGAGCGGCTGGCCCTGCTGGAGCGGCAGGCCGCCGCCCGCGCCCAGGCCACCTGGCTGAGCTCCGGCGTCCTCGACGACGTCACCTCGAAGGCGACCGCGCAGGGCCGCGAGGCCGTGGCGTACGCCACGGCGCAGATCGGCAAGCCGTACCAGTGGGGCGCGGAGGGGCCGAACACGTTCGACTGCTCCGGACTCACCTCGCAGGCCTGGCTGGCCGCGGGGAAGGCCATCCCGCGCACGTCGCAGATGCAGTGGCAGCAGCTGAAGCGCGTCGACGTCAAGGACATGCGGCCCGGCGACCTCATCATCTACTGGGCCGACGCCAGCCACGTCGGGATGTACGTGGGCGACGGGACGATGGTCCACGCGCCCCGTCCCGGACGGACGGTGACCCTCGCCGGGGCCGGTTCGATGCCGATCCTGGGCGTCGTACGGCCCGACCCCGCCGTGGAGTGA
- a CDS encoding SAM-dependent methyltransferase has product MTPRPASAPVGTVTRGTTNPNRLRRMDRWIAAAHGAELRRAADPLAVDLGYGAAPWTALELLHRLRTTAPRTRVAGVEIDPARVASARPYEREGLAFLRGGFEIPVPGSPVLVRAANVLRQYDEGEVAGVWRRLCARLAPADPAAGTRGGLLVEGTCDEIGRRHVWVALGPEGPRTVTFATRLGSLDRPSDLAERLPKALIHRNVPGEPVHAFLRDFDRAWAAAAPYASYGARQRWIRAVRDLTADWPVTDGPARWRQGEVTVRWGALAPRGW; this is encoded by the coding sequence ATGACACCGCGTCCCGCCTCCGCCCCCGTGGGCACGGTGACGCGCGGCACCACCAACCCGAACCGGCTGCGCCGCATGGACCGCTGGATCGCGGCCGCGCACGGCGCCGAGCTGCGCCGCGCCGCCGACCCGCTCGCCGTCGACCTCGGCTACGGCGCCGCGCCCTGGACCGCGCTCGAACTGCTGCACCGGCTGCGCACCACGGCGCCCCGCACCCGGGTGGCGGGCGTGGAGATCGACCCGGCCCGGGTCGCCTCGGCGCGGCCGTACGAGCGGGAGGGGCTGGCGTTCCTGCGCGGGGGCTTCGAGATCCCGGTGCCGGGCAGTCCGGTCCTGGTCCGCGCGGCGAACGTGCTGCGCCAGTACGACGAGGGGGAGGTCGCCGGCGTGTGGCGGCGGCTGTGCGCACGGCTCGCGCCGGCCGACCCGGCGGCCGGCACACGCGGCGGGCTGCTGGTCGAGGGGACCTGCGACGAGATCGGACGCCGGCACGTGTGGGTCGCGCTCGGCCCCGAGGGACCGCGCACGGTCACCTTCGCGACCCGGCTCGGCTCCCTGGACCGCCCCTCCGACCTGGCGGAACGCCTGCCCAAGGCGCTCATCCACCGCAACGTCCCCGGCGAGCCGGTGCACGCCTTCCTCCGCGACTTCGACCGCGCCTGGGCGGCCGCCGCGCCCTACGCCTCCTACGGCGCACGCCAGCGCTGGATCCGCGCCGTGCGGGACCTCACGGCCGACTGGCCGGTGACGGACGGTCCGGCGCGGTGGCGGCAGGGGGAAGTCACCGTCCGGTGGGGGGCGTTGGCGCCGCGAGGGTGGTGA
- the mshA gene encoding D-inositol-3-phosphate glycosyltransferase gives MSHYIARLGRRSPATPSRLRLHRRPRRVAMLSVHTSPLHQPGTGDAGGMNVYIVELAQRLAAINIEVEIFTRATTAALPPVVELAPGVLVRHVDAGPYEGLAKEDLPAQLCAFTHGVMQAWAGHRPGHYDLVHSHYWLSGHVGWLAAQRWGVPLVHAMHTMAKVKNANLADGDTPEPAARVIGETQIVSAADRLIANTAEEAGELVHHYAADPGKVAVVHPGVNLGRFRPADGRAAARARLGLPQDALIPLFAGRIQPLKAPDVLLRAVAVLLADRPELRSRLCVPVVGGPSGSGLAKPEGLQKLAARLGIADVVHFHPPVGQEELADWFRAASVLVMPSYSESFGLVAIEAQASGTPVLAAAVGGLPVAVRDGETGFLIQGHDPAAYAHVLRDLADRPELAARMGEAAARHAQSFGWDTAAAATADVYTAAAQAHRRHVRSHHG, from the coding sequence GTGAGCCACTACATCGCGAGGCTCGGGCGGCGCTCCCCCGCCACCCCGTCACGGCTGCGGCTGCACCGCAGGCCCCGCCGCGTGGCGATGCTCTCCGTGCACACCTCGCCGCTGCACCAGCCGGGCACCGGCGACGCGGGCGGCATGAACGTCTACATCGTGGAGCTGGCCCAGCGCCTCGCCGCGATCAACATCGAGGTGGAGATCTTCACCCGGGCCACCACGGCCGCCCTCCCGCCCGTCGTCGAGCTCGCCCCCGGCGTCCTCGTCCGGCACGTCGACGCGGGCCCCTACGAGGGCCTGGCCAAGGAGGACCTGCCCGCCCAGCTCTGCGCCTTCACCCACGGCGTGATGCAGGCCTGGGCCGGACACCGCCCCGGCCACTACGACCTGGTCCACTCGCACTACTGGCTCTCCGGCCACGTCGGCTGGCTGGCCGCCCAGCGCTGGGGCGTCCCCCTGGTGCACGCCATGCACACCATGGCCAAGGTCAAGAACGCCAACCTCGCCGACGGCGACACGCCCGAGCCCGCCGCCCGCGTGATCGGCGAGACCCAGATCGTCTCCGCCGCCGACCGGCTGATCGCCAACACCGCCGAGGAGGCCGGCGAACTCGTCCACCACTACGCCGCCGACCCCGGCAAGGTCGCCGTCGTCCACCCCGGTGTGAACCTCGGCCGCTTCCGCCCCGCCGACGGCCGCGCCGCCGCCCGCGCCCGCCTGGGCCTGCCCCAGGACGCGCTGATCCCGCTCTTCGCCGGCCGCATCCAGCCCCTCAAGGCCCCCGACGTGCTGCTGCGCGCGGTGGCCGTGCTGCTCGCCGACCGCCCCGAGCTGCGCTCCCGCCTCTGTGTGCCCGTGGTCGGCGGCCCCAGCGGCAGCGGCCTCGCCAAGCCGGAGGGGCTGCAGAAGCTCGCCGCCCGGCTCGGCATCGCCGACGTGGTCCACTTCCACCCGCCGGTCGGGCAGGAGGAGCTCGCGGACTGGTTCCGCGCCGCGTCCGTGCTGGTCATGCCGTCGTACAGCGAGTCGTTCGGGCTGGTCGCCATAGAGGCGCAGGCCTCCGGCACCCCCGTGCTCGCCGCCGCGGTCGGCGGCCTCCCGGTCGCCGTGCGCGACGGGGAGACCGGCTTCCTGATCCAGGGCCACGACCCGGCCGCCTACGCGCACGTGCTGCGGGACCTCGCCGACCGGCCGGAGCTCGCCGCCCGGATGGGCGAGGCCGCCGCCCGGCACGCCCAGTCGTTCGGCTGGGACACCGCGGCCGCCGCCACCGCCGACGTGTACACGGCCGCGGCCCAGGCCCACCGCCGTCACGTACGCTCCCACCATGGCTGA
- a CDS encoding YbjN domain-containing protein produces the protein MADTEAERRAAQVVEDVLKDAELEWESPAPGTYVVTLPGTRKLSTTVSLIVGRHTLSLNAFVIRHPDENEAGVHRWLLERNLKLFGVSYAVDPLGDIYVTGRLPLPAVTPKELDRLLGQVLEAADGSFNTLLELGFASAIRKEYAWRVSRGESTRNLDAFTHLLQRPSAD, from the coding sequence ATGGCTGACACGGAAGCGGAGCGGCGGGCGGCACAGGTCGTCGAGGACGTGCTGAAGGACGCCGAGCTGGAGTGGGAGAGCCCGGCCCCCGGGACCTACGTGGTGACCCTGCCCGGCACCCGGAAACTGTCCACGACGGTCTCCCTGATCGTCGGCCGGCACACCCTCTCCCTCAACGCCTTCGTCATCCGCCACCCCGACGAGAACGAGGCCGGCGTCCACCGCTGGCTGCTGGAGCGCAACCTCAAGCTGTTCGGCGTGAGTTACGCCGTCGACCCGCTCGGCGACATCTACGTCACCGGCCGCCTGCCGCTGCCCGCGGTCACCCCGAAGGAGCTCGACCGGCTGCTCGGGCAGGTCCTGGAGGCCGCCGACGGCAGCTTCAACACCCTGCTGGAGCTGGGCTTCGCCTCCGCGATCCGCAAGGAGTACGCCTGGCGCGTGTCACGCGGCGAGTCCACCCGCAACCTGGACGCCTTCACCCACCTGCTGCAGCGGCCCTCGGCCGACTGA
- a CDS encoding AraC family transcriptional regulator, with product MPAPAAPPPEPAPTAPSASVSAWRPSVPGVVEVFHARFTGYSYPMHVHDAWTLLIVDSGVVRYDLDRHEHGTPDDTVTLLPPHVPHNGEPATAEGFRKRVLYLDSSRLGDDLIGAAVDRPDLRDPLLRRRVGQVHSALVRPGDGLEAESRLTLVGERLRAHLRSRETAAPRPDPVLARRLRELLDERVADGLTLAEAGAELSAHPAHLVRAFSTAYGIPPHQYLMSRRVGRARRLLLDGWPPSDVAAAAGFYDQAHLTRHFRRLVGVTPGRYRSGERP from the coding sequence ATGCCCGCCCCGGCAGCCCCGCCCCCGGAACCAGCGCCGACAGCGCCGTCGGCGAGCGTCTCCGCCTGGCGGCCCTCCGTCCCCGGTGTCGTCGAGGTGTTCCACGCCCGGTTCACCGGGTACTCCTATCCGATGCACGTCCACGACGCCTGGACGCTGCTGATCGTCGACTCCGGCGTCGTGCGGTACGACCTGGACCGGCACGAGCACGGCACCCCGGACGACACCGTGACCCTGCTGCCACCGCACGTCCCGCACAACGGCGAGCCGGCCACGGCCGAGGGCTTCCGCAAGCGGGTGCTGTACCTGGACTCCAGCCGGCTCGGCGACGACCTCATCGGGGCCGCCGTGGACCGCCCCGACCTGCGCGATCCCCTGCTGCGCAGGCGTGTCGGCCAGGTGCACTCCGCGCTGGTGCGGCCCGGGGACGGACTGGAGGCGGAGAGCAGGCTGACGCTGGTCGGGGAGCGGCTGCGCGCGCATCTGCGGTCACGGGAGACGGCCGCGCCCCGCCCGGACCCCGTACTCGCCCGGCGGTTGCGGGAGTTGCTCGACGAGCGGGTGGCCGACGGGCTGACGCTGGCGGAGGCGGGTGCCGAGCTGTCCGCCCATCCCGCTCATCTGGTACGGGCGTTCAGCACCGCGTACGGCATCCCGCCGCACCAGTACCTGATGTCCAGGCGGGTCGGGCGGGCGCGGCGGCTGCTGCTGGACGGGTGGCCGCCGAGCGACGTCGCGGCCGCCGCCGGGTTCTACGACCAGGCCCATCTCACCCGGCACTTCCGCCGGCTGGTGGGGGTCACGCCGGGGCGGTACCGGAGCGGTGAACGCCCCTGA
- a CDS encoding DUF2000 domain-containing protein — translation MSTSTRFDTKIAVLLREDLEPWQRLNVTAFLVSGLGTQVPELIGQPYEDADGVPYLPMFRQPVLIFQGPKEVLRAAHERALSRALPRAVFTSDLFATGHDEANRAAVRAVRTSDLDLVGLAVHGPRNAVDKALKGARMHP, via the coding sequence ATGAGCACGAGCACCCGTTTCGACACGAAGATCGCCGTCCTGCTGCGTGAGGACCTGGAGCCCTGGCAGCGCCTCAACGTCACCGCGTTCCTGGTCAGCGGCCTGGGCACACAGGTCCCCGAGCTGATCGGGCAGCCGTACGAGGACGCGGACGGCGTGCCCTACCTGCCGATGTTCCGCCAGCCGGTGCTGATCTTCCAGGGCCCCAAGGAGGTTCTGAGGGCGGCCCACGAGCGGGCCCTGAGCCGCGCCCTGCCTCGCGCGGTCTTCACCTCGGACCTCTTCGCGACCGGCCACGACGAGGCCAACCGCGCGGCCGTCCGCGCGGTCCGCACGAGCGACCTCGACCTGGTCGGCCTCGCCGTCCACGGCCCGCGCAACGCGGTGGACAAGGCGCTGAAGGGGGCGCGGATGCATCCGTGA
- a CDS encoding helix-turn-helix domain-containing protein, with protein MPAPRPHRVAVLVLEGAKPLDVGIPAQVFTTRASMPYEVRVCGAAPGLVTGGDGLAYAVSHGLDALEWADIVFVPGYRFPDREDPPPAVVDALIAAHERGARLAAISTGAFALAATGLLDGRRATTHWHYTRALMARYPRVRVDENVLFVDEGSVLTSAGAASGIDLCLHILRGDLGVAASNHAARRLVAAPYRSGGQAQYVPRSVPEPLGERFAATREWALHRLGEPLTLEVLARQAGVSPRTFSRRFVEETGYTPMQWVMRARVDLARELLERSQRSVEQIAADTGLGTGANLRLHFQRILGTTPSEYRRTFTRGE; from the coding sequence GTGCCCGCACCCCGTCCGCATCGCGTCGCCGTCCTGGTGCTCGAGGGCGCGAAGCCGCTCGACGTCGGGATCCCCGCGCAGGTCTTCACGACCCGCGCGAGCATGCCGTACGAGGTGCGGGTGTGCGGGGCGGCGCCCGGCCTGGTGACCGGCGGCGACGGTCTCGCGTACGCCGTCTCGCACGGGCTCGACGCGCTGGAGTGGGCCGACATCGTCTTCGTGCCCGGGTACCGCTTCCCCGACCGTGAGGACCCGCCGCCGGCCGTCGTCGACGCGCTGATCGCCGCGCACGAGCGGGGTGCGCGGCTCGCCGCGATCTCGACGGGCGCGTTCGCGCTGGCCGCCACGGGGCTGCTGGACGGGCGGCGCGCCACCACGCACTGGCACTACACGCGCGCCCTCATGGCCCGGTACCCGCGCGTCAGGGTCGACGAGAACGTGCTGTTCGTCGACGAGGGCAGCGTGCTCACCTCGGCGGGCGCCGCCTCCGGGATCGACCTGTGCCTGCACATCCTGCGCGGCGACCTCGGGGTGGCCGCGTCCAACCACGCGGCCCGGCGGCTGGTCGCGGCCCCGTACCGCAGCGGGGGCCAGGCGCAGTACGTGCCGCGCAGCGTGCCCGAGCCGCTGGGCGAGCGGTTCGCCGCGACGCGGGAGTGGGCGCTGCACCGGCTGGGCGAGCCGCTCACGCTGGAGGTGCTGGCGCGGCAGGCGGGGGTCTCGCCCCGCACCTTCTCCCGGCGGTTCGTCGAGGAGACCGGGTACACGCCGATGCAGTGGGTGATGCGGGCCCGCGTCGACCTGGCCCGTGAGCTGCTGGAACGCTCGCAGCGCAGCGTCGAGCAGATCGCCGCGGACACCGGGCTCGGCACCGGCGCGAATCTGCGGCTGCACTTCCAGCGGATCCTCGGCACGACGCCGAGCGAGTACCGGCGCACGTTCACGCGCGGCGAGTGA
- the gap gene encoding type I glyceraldehyde-3-phosphate dehydrogenase produces MTRIAINGFGRIGRNVLRALLERDTGLEVVAVNDLTEPAALARLLAFDSTAGRLGRPVSVDGDTLVVDGRRIKVLAEREPARLPWADLGVDIVLEATGRFTSAGAARAHLDAGARKVLVSAPSDGADVTLAYGVNTDAYDPELHTIVSNASCTTNALAPLAAVLDDLAGIEHGFMTTVHAYTQEQNLQDGPHRDPRRARAAGVNIVPTTTGAAKAIGLVLPNLDGKLSGDSIRVPVPVGSIVELNTTVSRDVTRDEVLAAYRTAAEGPLAGVLEYSEDPLVSSDITGNPASSVFDSALTRVDGRHIKVVAWYDNEWGFSNRVIDTLELLARG; encoded by the coding sequence ATGACTCGCATCGCCATCAACGGATTCGGCCGCATCGGACGCAATGTGCTGCGCGCCCTGCTGGAGCGCGACACCGGCCTGGAGGTCGTCGCCGTCAACGACCTGACCGAGCCGGCCGCCCTCGCCCGGCTGCTCGCCTTCGACAGCACCGCGGGACGCCTCGGGCGCCCGGTGAGCGTCGACGGCGACACCCTCGTCGTCGACGGCCGCCGGATCAAGGTGCTGGCCGAGCGCGAGCCGGCGCGGCTGCCGTGGGCCGACCTGGGCGTCGACATCGTGCTGGAGGCCACCGGCCGCTTCACCTCGGCCGGGGCCGCCCGCGCCCACCTCGACGCGGGCGCACGGAAGGTCCTGGTCAGCGCGCCCTCGGACGGCGCCGACGTGACGCTGGCGTACGGCGTGAACACCGACGCGTACGACCCGGAGCTGCACACGATCGTCTCCAACGCGTCCTGCACCACCAACGCGCTCGCGCCGCTGGCCGCGGTCCTCGACGACCTGGCCGGCATCGAGCACGGGTTCATGACGACCGTGCACGCCTACACGCAGGAGCAGAACCTCCAGGACGGCCCCCACCGCGACCCGCGCCGGGCCCGTGCCGCCGGTGTGAACATCGTGCCGACCACGACGGGCGCCGCGAAGGCGATCGGCCTGGTGCTGCCGAACCTCGACGGCAAGCTGTCGGGCGACTCGATCCGCGTGCCGGTCCCGGTGGGCTCCATCGTCGAGCTCAACACGACGGTCTCCCGCGACGTGACGCGCGACGAGGTGCTGGCCGCGTACCGCACGGCGGCCGAGGGCCCGCTGGCCGGGGTCCTGGAGTACTCGGAGGACCCGCTGGTCTCCTCGGACATCACCGGCAACCCGGCGTCGTCCGTCTTCGACTCGGCCCTCACCCGCGTCGACGGCCGCCACATCAAGGTGGTCGCCTGGTACGACAACGAGTGGGGCTTCTCGAACCGGGTGATCGACACGCTGGAGCTGCTGGCGCGGGGCTGA
- a CDS encoding prevent-host-death protein, with amino-acid sequence MSAQPEITRRDPRNRSREIMDVIRSGQSFTVARDGHPIGQPVPLRRRRRFVSRQEFAAMSRTAPAIDIGTFRADQDATADTYPDDPCAR; translated from the coding sequence ATGAGCGCTCAGCCGGAGATCACCCGGCGGGATCCGCGGAACCGGTCCCGGGAGATCATGGACGTCATACGGAGCGGTCAGTCGTTCACGGTCGCTCGTGACGGCCACCCGATCGGTCAGCCCGTCCCGCTGCGGCGGCGCCGTCGCTTCGTCTCCCGCCAGGAGTTCGCCGCGATGTCGAGGACGGCTCCGGCCATCGACATCGGCACCTTCCGCGCCGACCAGGACGCCACGGCGGACACCTACCCGGACGACCCCTGTGCGCGCTGA
- a CDS encoding type II toxin-antitoxin system VapC family toxin yields MRADHPAYGQGLLDTGIVILRRWAGPEELPDERAITAITLAELSAGPHEVRRNDEQSLYDEHVERARRLDVLQRAENGFDPVPFGAEAARIHGRICAAVISAGRKPRRRTADLMIAAIAVAEDPPLFTTDPDDFKGLDDLLTVVPVTRPTVPHER; encoded by the coding sequence GTGCGCGCTGACCACCCGGCGTACGGGCAGGGGCTCCTCGACACCGGCATCGTGATCCTGCGGCGCTGGGCCGGCCCCGAGGAACTGCCGGACGAGAGGGCGATCACCGCCATCACCCTGGCCGAGCTGTCCGCCGGCCCGCACGAGGTCCGCCGCAACGACGAGCAGAGCCTCTACGACGAGCACGTCGAACGCGCCCGCAGGCTGGACGTCCTCCAGCGCGCCGAGAACGGGTTCGACCCCGTCCCCTTCGGCGCCGAAGCCGCCCGCATCCACGGTCGTATCTGCGCGGCGGTGATCAGCGCGGGCCGCAAGCCGCGCCGCCGGACCGCCGACCTGATGATCGCCGCCATCGCGGTGGCCGAGGACCCGCCCCTCTTCACCACCGACCCCGACGACTTCAAGGGGCTGGACGACCTCCTCACCGTCGTACCGGTCACCCGCCCGACGGTTCCGCACGAACGCTGA
- a CDS encoding Ig-like domain repeat protein, whose product MGSVGDIVVDGTHQRVYVSDPTGGKIVVTDYNGTVRATLTGLSGVSGLAVSDDGGQVYAAVTKGDRIVSVDTSTYTQTASYPVGAAPGDLEVVDGRVWFAHGADFGSLDLSGPEPVVHLGQRGDAGFYGAHAVLASDPAVPGTLVAGGGSYVAVYDVSADGAALRATAYMGSGVKQLDLTPDGKQVLTSWGQGHGYSLGAYSTADLTEQPGYPIEAYPNAVRIAPDGSVAGGSFSWYDPDVHIHRPGDPVPVREYDFPNTGNSSGADTLVDGALAWAPDASRVFAVSVNTYGTHTLRALTDPTKELPALKVSAPAKSERAKKLTVTGKLTSKTLPPAGTALKVTRTDIESPKGKALASVRTKADGSFSFADTPPAGGKVTYKVTWAGDATHAPASGSDAVVVSRKATSLTLNNNGKVYAYGKKVTFTAHLGTTYKNRTVSIYADPFGADKPRKLLRTGKVNSKGNLSATVTMGRDTTVSAVFAGDARYASKTVKSTGYARVNVSTAVSKHYRTGKIGSTKYHYFRKNTDPVFTTTMSYYKGRAQRVQLQVRYAGAWHDTAAEYFALNSKGKSVVRLEAPGESGIRARIRSSYVNGSSGDSVNSTTHGAWKYFTFTK is encoded by the coding sequence GTGGGTTCGGTCGGCGACATCGTCGTCGACGGGACCCACCAGCGGGTCTACGTCTCCGACCCGACCGGCGGAAAGATCGTCGTCACCGACTACAACGGCACCGTGAGGGCGACGCTCACGGGCCTGTCCGGAGTGTCCGGCCTGGCCGTCTCCGACGACGGCGGCCAGGTGTACGCCGCCGTGACGAAGGGCGACCGGATCGTCTCGGTCGACACCAGCACCTACACCCAGACGGCGAGTTACCCGGTGGGCGCGGCCCCCGGCGACCTGGAGGTGGTGGACGGCCGCGTCTGGTTCGCCCATGGCGCGGACTTCGGCTCGCTGGACCTCTCCGGTCCCGAGCCCGTCGTGCACCTCGGCCAGCGGGGCGACGCCGGCTTCTACGGCGCTCACGCCGTCCTGGCGTCCGACCCCGCCGTCCCGGGCACTCTGGTGGCCGGTGGCGGCAGCTACGTCGCCGTCTACGACGTCTCCGCCGACGGAGCCGCCCTGCGCGCCACGGCGTACATGGGCAGCGGCGTGAAGCAGCTGGACCTGACGCCGGACGGCAAGCAGGTCCTCACCTCGTGGGGCCAGGGCCACGGTTACAGCCTCGGCGCCTACTCGACCGCCGACCTCACCGAGCAGCCGGGCTATCCCATCGAGGCCTACCCGAACGCCGTGCGCATCGCGCCCGACGGCAGCGTCGCGGGCGGCAGCTTCTCCTGGTACGACCCCGACGTCCACATCCACCGCCCCGGCGACCCGGTGCCGGTGCGGGAGTACGACTTCCCCAACACCGGCAACAGCAGCGGCGCCGACACCCTCGTGGACGGGGCGCTGGCCTGGGCGCCGGACGCGAGCCGGGTCTTCGCCGTCTCGGTGAACACCTACGGCACCCACACCCTGCGTGCCCTGACCGACCCCACCAAGGAGCTGCCCGCCCTCAAGGTGTCGGCCCCGGCGAAGTCGGAGCGGGCCAAGAAGCTCACCGTCACCGGCAAGCTGACCTCGAAGACGCTCCCGCCGGCCGGGACCGCCCTGAAGGTGACGCGCACGGACATCGAGTCGCCGAAGGGCAAGGCACTGGCGTCCGTCAGGACGAAGGCGGACGGCAGCTTCTCCTTCGCGGACACCCCGCCGGCCGGCGGCAAGGTCACCTACAAGGTCACCTGGGCGGGCGACGCCACGCACGCCCCCGCCTCCGGCTCGGACGCCGTGGTGGTCTCGCGCAAGGCGACCTCGCTGACCCTGAACAACAACGGCAAGGTGTACGCGTACGGCAAGAAGGTCACCTTCACGGCGCACCTCGGCACGACGTACAAGAACCGCACCGTCTCGATCTACGCGGACCCCTTCGGCGCCGACAAGCCGAGGAAGCTGCTGAGGACCGGCAAGGTCAACTCCAAGGGCAACCTGTCGGCGACCGTCACCATGGGCCGTGACACCACCGTCAGCGCGGTCTTCGCCGGCGACGCCCGCTACGCCTCGAAGACCGTGAAGTCCACGGGGTACGCCAGGGTGAACGTCTCCACCGCCGTCTCCAAGCACTACAGGACGGGCAAGATCGGCTCCACGAAGTACCACTACTTCCGCAAGAACACCGACCCCGTGTTCACCACGACCATGAGCTACTACAAGGGCCGCGCGCAGCGCGTCCAGCTCCAGGTCCGGTACGCGGGCGCCTGGCACGACACGGCCGCCGAGTACTTCGCCCTGAACAGCAAGGGCAAGTCGGTCGTACGCCTGGAGGCCCCGGGCGAGTCGGGCATCCGCGCCCGCATCCGCTCGTCGTACGTCAACGGTTCCTCGGGCGACTCCGTCAACTCGACGACCCACGGCGCCTGGAAGTACTTCACGTTCACGAAGTGA
- a CDS encoding DUF6336 family protein yields the protein MASDQDGVMLPRLRPGGVARRGVAFGLLGVVPLVVATLSISGHSARREFLAGVSVLGFFGAIFLVFGAGFWWLSAGDIRRMRDWRTLTSQADSVTVVGPVFLRSGLCLFVLGAAAFGLYQLVDAAPYDSWLHS from the coding sequence ATGGCTTCGGACCAAGACGGCGTGATGCTGCCGCGACTGCGGCCGGGCGGCGTCGCGCGGCGGGGGGTCGCCTTCGGCCTGTTGGGCGTGGTGCCGCTCGTGGTGGCGACTTTGAGCATCAGCGGCCACAGCGCCCGACGGGAATTCCTGGCCGGCGTCAGTGTTCTGGGCTTCTTCGGTGCGATCTTCCTCGTGTTCGGTGCCGGTTTCTGGTGGCTCAGTGCGGGGGACATCCGACGGATGCGGGACTGGCGCACCCTCACGAGTCAGGCCGACTCAGTCACCGTCGTGGGCCCGGTGTTCCTGCGCTCCGGGCTGTGTCTCTTCGTCCTAGGGGCTGCCGCTTTCGGGCTGTACCAACTCGTGGACGCCGCGCCTTACGACAGCTGGCTGCACAGCTAG